The following DNA comes from Streptomyces globosus.
ACGAGCACGAGGTCGTACGGCCCCGGTGCGGCATCGCTGGACGCCTCCGCGAAATGGGCGATCTCCAGTTCGGCGGCGATGCCGAGCAGTTCGTCCTCGCAGTCGAGGAGGGTCAGCTGACAGCCGTCGCAGGAGGCGAACTTGAAGACGCCCAGGCGGGGCCGGGCGGCGGGCTGGGGGTGTGCGTCGGGGGTCGTCATGCCTCACAGTTCCCGGATGGCCAGCAGGGGAGCGGCTCGGTCGTAGCCGACGACCGGGCCGTCGCGGCACAGCAGCAGCGGCCCGAGCTGGCAGTGGCCGCAGTGGCCCGTGGCGCAGCGCATGTTGCGCTCAAGGGAGACCTGGATGCGGGCCGGAGGCACTCCGCGGTGGAGCAGGGCGCGCGCGGTCGCGCGGATCATGACCTCGGGGCCGCACACGAAGGCGGTCGTGTCCGCCGCGGTGAACCGGGCCTCGGCGAGCAGCGCGGTGACCACACCGACCCTGCCGGTCCAGTCGTCGCAGGGGCGGTCGACGGTGACGGCCGCGAACGGCCGGCGCCACCCGGGGAACTCGTCCGCGTACAGCAGGTCGCCGGGGGATCTGGCGCCGGCGAGGACGCTCAGCCGGCCGTACGCGTCCGGCTCTGCCAGCACGGCATGGATGAGGGGGCGCAGCGGGGCGAGGCCGATGCCTCCGGCGACGACGAGCACGTCCCCGCCTCGGGCGGCCGCGGTGTCCCATGCGGTGCCGAACGGCCCGCGGACCCCGACCTGTGCGCCGGGCCCCAGGTCGCACAGCGCGCGGGAGACGGCACCGACGGCCCGTACGGTGTGCGCCAGCCGCCGGCCGCCGGGGATACGGGACACGGACACGGGGATCTCTCCGACGCCGAACGCGTACACCATCGCGAACCGGCCCGGTGCGAAGGGGGCCAGGGGCTCGCCGACCGGCTCCAGGGTGAGGGTGACCGTGTCGCGTGTCTCCTCCCGGCGGTCCGCCACCCGGTGGGGGAGCGGGGACAGGGTCATGGGGTGCGCCCGCTCTCGGGGGTCCGGTACAGGTCGAGCAGCCGGGTGCGTGTGGCCCTGAGCCGTTCTCCGATGGTCTCGGCGACGAGGGTGACCAGTGCCAGCCCCAGCACGGGCCGTGCCGCGCAGAGGTCGCGTACCGCCGCGGCGTCGAACGTCCAGGCGCGGGTCGGCTCCCGGGTCTCGGCGCCGAGGTGCCACTGCCGGGGCGGGCACAACCACGACCAGCCGAGCAGGCCGCCCGGGCCGATGGTCTCGACGACCGCGCGTCCCCGGCCGGGCACCTGGATGTCCAGCGCGACCGTGCCCGAGCGGAGGACCCAGAAGCGGTCCGCTTCCCCGCCCTCTTCGAAGACCCGGGTGCCGGCCGGCAGGACGGTGTCGCGGGCCAGGGCCATCAGCTGGGCGCGCTCCTCTGCCGGGAGAGCGTCGAGCAGCCCGTCCCCGCCGGCGGCGTCCGGATCCGCGGTCATGGCGTGCCCTCCTGCCCTGTGGCCTCCCGGTGCAGGGCGTGGGCCTCCTCGGTGAGGTCGATGCCCGTGGGGCACCAGACGATGCAGCGGCCGCAGCCGACACAGCCGGAACTGTCGAACTGGTCGTGCCAGGTGCCCAGCTTGTGGGTGAGCCACTGCCGGTAGCGGCTGCGGGGGGTCGCCCGGACCGGGCCGCCGTGCAGCAGCG
Coding sequences within:
- a CDS encoding FAD/NAD(P)-binding protein codes for the protein MTLSPLPHRVADRREETRDTVTLTLEPVGEPLAPFAPGRFAMVYAFGVGEIPVSVSRIPGGRRLAHTVRAVGAVSRALCDLGPGAQVGVRGPFGTAWDTAAARGGDVLVVAGGIGLAPLRPLIHAVLAEPDAYGRLSVLAGARSPGDLLYADEFPGWRRPFAAVTVDRPCDDWTGRVGVVTALLAEARFTAADTTAFVCGPEVMIRATARALLHRGVPPARIQVSLERNMRCATGHCGHCQLGPLLLCRDGPVVGYDRAAPLLAIREL
- a CDS encoding cyclic nucleotide-binding domain-containing protein, with protein sequence MTADPDAAGGDGLLDALPAEERAQLMALARDTVLPAGTRVFEEGGEADRFWVLRSGTVALDIQVPGRGRAVVETIGPGGLLGWSWLCPPRQWHLGAETREPTRAWTFDAAAVRDLCAARPVLGLALVTLVAETIGERLRATRTRLLDLYRTPESGRTP